A single window of Verrucomicrobiia bacterium DNA harbors:
- the dnaB gene encoding replicative DNA helicase, with translation MLNEPQQQPMDVNDPAGEKPRARRREGVRQAAGRETPVDRLPPHSLEAERAVLGCLLLDPQEGLGASIQRFKVQQFQEAVAGEGAGAEGGGGFRFKDRRLRDKHEIFYDLKHQVIYDNLVQMFDRREPIDMVTLLQRLQSRGELEKAGGAAYIASLLEAEHSPANLQYYMDIVWGKYILRKLLHACTHIIQNVYDYKGDVDALLDQVETDILRLSEERVEEKSMKMHDLVMRSIQIIEERHQRKGQITGLSTGFPDLDDMTTGLHGGEMFIIAARPSIGKTSLAMNIAEHVALELKQPVGIFSLEMTAESLVLRMLSSRARVNAQNLRSGFLNYEDFQRLTQHAGELSQAPLYIDDTANLSILQLRARARRLHQQYGIQLFVIDYLQLLHSTSSRAMESRQQEIADISKGIKALAKELNVPIIVLSQLNREMEKRESKPRLSDLRESGSIEQDADVVGLLYRADPKSPYKAANMDGDDAGEMMQAEAIPVNLLIAKQRNGPTGDIRLMFVKGYTRFESVAKVEPEDVPATG, from the coding sequence ATGCTTAACGAGCCGCAACAACAACCGATGGATGTGAATGACCCCGCCGGGGAGAAGCCACGCGCGCGCCGGCGAGAGGGCGTCCGGCAGGCGGCGGGCCGGGAAACGCCGGTGGACCGGCTGCCGCCCCATTCGTTGGAGGCGGAGCGCGCGGTGCTGGGGTGTCTTTTGTTGGATCCGCAGGAGGGGCTGGGGGCGTCCATTCAACGTTTCAAAGTCCAGCAGTTCCAAGAGGCGGTGGCGGGAGAGGGGGCGGGGGCCGAGGGCGGCGGGGGTTTCCGGTTCAAGGACCGGCGGCTGCGGGACAAGCATGAGATTTTTTACGATCTCAAGCATCAGGTGATTTACGACAATCTGGTGCAGATGTTTGACCGGCGGGAGCCGATTGACATGGTCACCCTGCTGCAACGGCTGCAATCGCGGGGCGAGCTGGAGAAGGCCGGGGGGGCGGCGTATATCGCATCGTTGTTGGAGGCGGAGCATTCGCCGGCGAATCTGCAGTATTACATGGACATTGTCTGGGGGAAATACATCCTCCGGAAATTGCTCCATGCTTGCACGCACATCATTCAGAATGTGTATGATTACAAGGGGGATGTGGATGCGCTGCTGGACCAGGTGGAGACGGACATCCTGCGCCTGAGTGAGGAGCGGGTGGAGGAGAAGTCCATGAAGATGCATGATCTGGTGATGCGCTCCATACAGATCATTGAGGAGCGGCACCAGCGCAAGGGGCAAATTACGGGGTTGTCCACCGGTTTTCCGGATTTGGACGACATGACGACGGGGCTGCATGGGGGGGAAATGTTCATCATTGCGGCGCGGCCGAGCATCGGCAAGACATCGCTGGCGATGAACATAGCCGAGCACGTGGCGCTGGAGTTGAAGCAGCCGGTGGGGATTTTCAGTCTGGAAATGACGGCGGAATCGCTGGTGCTGCGCATGCTGTCCTCGCGGGCGCGGGTGAACGCGCAGAACCTGCGCTCGGGCTTCCTGAACTATGAGGATTTCCAGCGGCTGACCCAGCATGCGGGGGAGCTGAGCCAGGCGCCGCTGTACATTGATGACACGGCCAATCTGAGCATTTTGCAGCTTCGGGCGCGGGCGCGGCGGCTGCATCAGCAGTATGGCATTCAACTTTTCGTCATTGACTACCTGCAACTCCTCCATTCTACTTCCTCCCGCGCAATGGAAAGCCGGCAACAGGAGATCGCCGACATTTCCAAAGGCATCAAGGCGCTGGCCAAGGAATTGAACGTGCCGATTATTGTCCTGAGCCAGCTCAACCGCGAGATGGAAAAACGCGAGAGCAAGCCGCGCCTGTCCGATTTGCGGGAATCGGGGTCCATCGAACAGGACGCTGACGTGGTGGGCCTGCTGTACCGGGCCGATCCGAAAAGCCCTTACAAGGCGGCCAACATGGACGGCGACGACGCGGGGGAGATGATGCAGGCGGAAGCCATCCCGGTGAATTTGCTGATTGCCAAGCAGCGCAACGGCCCCACCGGCGACATCCGCCTCATGTTTGTGAAGGGGTACACGCGGTTTGAATCGGTGGCGAAGGTGGAGCCGGAAGATGTGCCCGCAACCGGCTAG
- the bamA gene encoding outer membrane protein assembly factor BamA yields MMTWLRQQPRGGALGWLVAVVCSGWLWTAPLGAQTAPVVRKVTIDYVGPATVSEPMIRSHIRVKPGDSYLQANTSEDIRSLYGTGQFRQVVVEPIALPDGIELVYHIIGKPRLTSIKFEGNKKYSESKLSKKVSSKVGEPLDEAKIFNDTLELQKFYQKSGYHQTTVTNLVSIDERAGRGTVTFQINESPKIKIERVEFVGAQQLKESKLRRVVKTRKRWFFSWLTGSGRLKDDVLEDDRERLADHYRNEGYIDFDLQDVKVDSTGPKSVVVRFVLTEGRQYKVGDVAFKGNTLFSNEELARTLKMGAGEIFKPKGLERDLEALRDRYGARGYIDATVVPLKNPNVERGTMDLTYQIEEGQQVFIEKIEIKGNTKTKDKVIRRELAVAPGEVFDMTRVKLSQRRLEGLQYFEKVDARAEQPGPTDPPNRRNLVVSVDEKNTGHFTLGAGFSSIDSLIGYVEVRQSNFDLFKPPRFEGGGQKMRLRATLGTVRQDYLISFIEPWFLERKLTLGVDLYHRVLNYVSLNDLYDERRTGARLSLSRALGTDLLIGSVAYTIERVGVVNVNPNASQVIQDEAGYRLVSKVGASLTYDTRDHALMPTRGHRVELFSEVAGGPFMGDTDYYKVELRGVQYFRGFHPSHIVEVAARAGSMAPFGDSKRVPLFDRFFLGGLYSLRGFDYREVGPKDVNGEPIGGNTYWFGSVEYSIPIIQQVRFAVFYDIGNVYAQSWSFNHNSLLGEKFYNDNWGVGIRLNLPIGPMRFDFGVPITTDSRNDSSGKFQFGVGYTREF; encoded by the coding sequence ATGATGACATGGCTCAGGCAACAACCGCGCGGGGGCGCCCTTGGGTGGCTCGTGGCCGTGGTGTGCAGCGGATGGCTCTGGACGGCGCCGCTGGGCGCGCAAACCGCGCCGGTGGTGCGGAAGGTGACCATTGACTACGTGGGGCCGGCCACGGTGAGCGAGCCGATGATCCGCTCGCACATCCGGGTCAAACCGGGGGACAGCTACCTGCAGGCCAACACCAGCGAGGACATCCGCTCCCTGTACGGCACCGGCCAGTTCCGGCAGGTGGTGGTGGAGCCGATCGCCCTGCCCGACGGCATTGAGCTGGTGTATCACATCATCGGCAAACCGCGGCTGACCTCCATCAAGTTTGAGGGCAACAAGAAATACTCGGAGAGCAAGCTCAGCAAGAAGGTCAGCTCCAAGGTGGGGGAGCCGTTGGACGAAGCCAAGATCTTCAATGACACGCTGGAGCTGCAGAAGTTTTATCAAAAGAGCGGGTACCATCAGACGACGGTCACCAACCTGGTGTCCATTGACGAGCGCGCCGGGCGGGGGACGGTGACGTTCCAGATTAACGAAAGCCCGAAGATCAAAATCGAGCGGGTGGAGTTTGTGGGGGCACAGCAACTCAAGGAATCCAAGCTGCGGAGGGTGGTGAAGACGCGCAAGCGGTGGTTTTTCTCGTGGCTGACCGGCTCGGGGCGGTTGAAGGATGACGTGCTGGAGGATGACCGGGAGCGGCTGGCGGATCATTACCGCAACGAGGGGTACATTGATTTTGATTTGCAGGATGTGAAAGTGGATTCCACCGGTCCCAAGAGCGTGGTGGTGCGGTTTGTGCTGACCGAGGGGCGGCAATACAAGGTGGGCGACGTCGCGTTCAAGGGCAATACGCTGTTTTCCAATGAAGAGCTGGCGCGCACCCTCAAGATGGGCGCCGGGGAAATCTTCAAGCCCAAGGGACTGGAGCGGGATTTGGAGGCGCTGCGGGATCGTTACGGCGCCCGGGGGTATATTGATGCCACGGTGGTGCCGCTCAAAAATCCCAACGTCGAGCGGGGGACGATGGATTTGACCTACCAGATTGAGGAAGGCCAGCAGGTGTTCATTGAGAAGATTGAGATCAAGGGCAATACCAAGACCAAGGACAAGGTGATCCGCCGGGAGCTGGCGGTGGCGCCGGGCGAGGTGTTTGACATGACCCGGGTGAAGCTCAGCCAGCGGCGGCTGGAGGGGTTGCAATATTTTGAGAAGGTGGACGCCCGCGCCGAGCAGCCCGGCCCCACGGATCCGCCCAACCGGCGCAACCTGGTGGTGTCGGTGGACGAGAAGAACACCGGCCATTTCACCCTGGGCGCCGGCTTCAGCTCGATTGACAGCCTCATTGGTTATGTGGAGGTGCGGCAGAGCAATTTTGATTTGTTCAAACCGCCCCGGTTTGAAGGTGGCGGGCAGAAGATGCGCCTGCGGGCCACGCTGGGGACGGTGCGGCAGGACTACCTGATCTCGTTCATTGAGCCGTGGTTTTTGGAGCGCAAACTGACGTTGGGGGTGGACTTGTATCACCGCGTGCTGAACTACGTCAGCCTCAATGATCTGTATGACGAGCGGCGCACGGGGGCGCGGCTGAGCCTGAGCCGGGCGCTGGGGACCGATTTGTTGATTGGTTCGGTGGCCTACACCATCGAGCGGGTGGGGGTGGTGAATGTGAATCCCAACGCCTCGCAGGTGATTCAGGACGAGGCGGGTTACCGGCTGGTTTCCAAGGTGGGCGCGAGCCTGACGTACGACACGCGGGATCACGCGTTGATGCCCACCCGCGGCCATCGCGTGGAGCTGTTCTCCGAGGTGGCCGGCGGGCCCTTCATGGGGGACACCGATTATTACAAGGTGGAGCTGCGCGGCGTGCAGTATTTCCGGGGCTTCCACCCCAGCCACATCGTGGAGGTGGCGGCGCGGGCGGGGTCCATGGCGCCATTTGGGGACTCGAAGCGCGTGCCGTTGTTTGACCGGTTTTTCCTGGGCGGCCTGTACTCGTTGCGGGGTTTTGACTACCGCGAGGTGGGGCCCAAGGATGTGAATGGCGAGCCGATTGGGGGCAACACCTACTGGTTTGGCTCGGTGGAATATTCCATTCCCATTATTCAGCAGGTGCGCTTTGCGGTGTTTTATGACATCGGCAATGTGTATGCCCAGTCCTGGAGTTTCAACCACAACAGCCTGCTGGGGGAGAAATTTTACAATGACAACTGGGGCGTGGGCATCCGGCTGAATCTGCCCATTGGGCCGATGCGGTTTGACTTTGGCGTGCCGATCACCACCGACAGCCGCAATGACAGCAGCGGCAAATTCCAGTTTGGGGTGGGGTACACCCGTGAATTTTGA
- the argJ gene encoding bifunctional glutamate N-acetyltransferase/amino-acid acetyltransferase ArgJ — protein sequence MKPFWKCIPGSVTAPQGFLAAGGFCDIKRLGTGKGSDKGRKRDLALIVSTEPARAAGMFTTNQVCAAPVKVCREHLRGGTVQAIVANSGNANACTGAQGLRDARQMAALAARSLQVEPRQVLVASTGRIGVLMPMDRVQAGIEAAAQLLGDAPEHAAEAAEAIMTSDTRPKQMAVEFKVGGATVRLGGICKGAGMIQPGMSPTGARPASRPLHATMLCFITTDAAIARPALQTALREAVAASFNRITVDGDMSTNDTVLILANGRAGNREIRGGRELATFQAALNHVCLELAKMIVRDGEGVTRFVTVHVHGARHAADADAAARAVANSALVKTSWCGGDPNWGRIMDALGYSPARVAEEKVDIAYRRPGSRKLWYSVKKGQPTKVSFATLCQVVAEKEFELHIFLNLGRGEAMMYTCDLTEAYVDFNKGDVSNPAALGG from the coding sequence ATGAAGCCATTCTGGAAGTGCATTCCTGGTTCGGTCACGGCCCCGCAAGGATTTCTGGCGGCGGGGGGGTTTTGCGACATCAAGCGTCTGGGCACCGGCAAAGGATCGGACAAGGGCCGGAAACGGGATTTGGCGCTCATTGTTTCCACCGAGCCGGCGCGGGCGGCGGGCATGTTCACCACCAACCAGGTCTGCGCGGCGCCGGTGAAAGTGTGCCGTGAGCATTTGCGGGGCGGGACGGTGCAGGCCATCGTGGCCAACAGCGGCAATGCCAACGCCTGCACCGGCGCACAGGGCCTGCGGGATGCGCGGCAGATGGCGGCCCTTGCGGCGCGCTCGCTGCAGGTGGAGCCGCGCCAGGTGCTGGTGGCGTCCACGGGCCGGATTGGGGTGCTCATGCCGATGGATCGCGTGCAGGCGGGCATTGAGGCCGCCGCCCAGCTTTTGGGCGATGCCCCGGAGCACGCGGCCGAGGCCGCCGAGGCCATCATGACCAGCGATACGCGCCCCAAGCAGATGGCCGTCGAGTTCAAGGTGGGCGGCGCCACGGTGCGATTGGGGGGGATTTGCAAGGGTGCGGGCATGATCCAGCCGGGCATGAGCCCGACCGGCGCACGCCCGGCTTCGCGGCCGTTGCATGCCACCATGTTGTGCTTCATCACCACGGACGCCGCCATTGCGCGGCCGGCGTTGCAGACCGCCCTGCGCGAGGCCGTGGCGGCCAGTTTCAATCGCATCACGGTGGACGGCGACATGAGCACCAATGACACCGTCTTGATTCTGGCCAACGGCCGGGCGGGCAATCGCGAAATTCGGGGTGGCCGGGAATTGGCGACGTTTCAGGCGGCGTTGAATCATGTGTGTCTGGAGCTGGCCAAGATGATTGTGCGCGACGGTGAAGGGGTGACACGCTTTGTCACCGTGCATGTGCACGGGGCGCGCCATGCCGCCGATGCCGACGCCGCGGCCCGGGCGGTGGCCAACAGCGCCCTGGTGAAGACCAGTTGGTGCGGGGGGGATCCCAACTGGGGCCGGATCATGGACGCCCTGGGTTATTCGCCGGCGCGGGTGGCGGAGGAGAAGGTGGACATTGCCTACCGCCGTCCCGGCAGCCGCAAGCTGTGGTATAGCGTGAAAAAAGGGCAGCCGACCAAGGTCAGTTTTGCCACGCTCTGCCAGGTGGTGGCGGAGAAGGAGTTTGAACTGCACATCTTCCTGAACCTGGGCCGCGGGGAGGCGATGATGTACACCTGCGATTTGACGGAGGCCTACGTGGATTTCAACAAGGGCGATGTGTCCAACCCAGCCGCGCTGGGCGGCTGA
- a CDS encoding twin-arginine translocase TatA/TatE family subunit yields the protein MAMLGSAEIIGILIICLLLFGAKKIPELMKGLGTGIKEFKKASREVQEEINHAVESEPPPPPPKKPAPQSSSNPPASA from the coding sequence CTGGCCATGCTTGGCTCGGCAGAGATTATCGGCATTTTAATCATCTGCCTGCTGCTGTTCGGCGCGAAGAAAATTCCCGAATTGATGAAGGGCTTGGGGACGGGCATCAAAGAATTCAAGAAGGCTTCACGCGAAGTGCAGGAGGAGATTAATCACGCGGTGGAAAGCGAGCCGCCTCCGCCGCCGCCAAAAAAGCCGGCCCCGCAATCCAGTTCCAACCCTCCGGCCTCGGCCTGA
- a CDS encoding OmpH family outer membrane protein — MILLAALVAGTLTLAAAPAPAPAGALRVAGVDLKKLFENYWRTKQANNNLQNQREEMLKERNAYTDRLKKADEEYRKLLEAANDQVISAEERNKRKKAAEEKLVELKQIEGATEQFLRNAASTLQETEARMRNNIVKELKEAIAAKAKVAGYTLVIDLSADTPVGTQVFLYSAIEDITETLTAELNAKAPPGALEDRPRTNAPPASGKSK, encoded by the coding sequence ATGATATTGCTGGCGGCCCTGGTGGCCGGCACCCTCACCCTTGCTGCAGCGCCGGCCCCCGCGCCGGCGGGCGCGCTGCGTGTGGCGGGGGTGGATTTGAAGAAGCTGTTTGAAAATTATTGGCGCACCAAACAGGCCAACAACAACCTCCAGAATCAGCGCGAGGAGATGCTCAAGGAGCGCAACGCCTACACCGATCGCCTGAAAAAGGCGGACGAGGAGTACCGCAAATTGCTGGAGGCGGCCAATGACCAGGTCATCTCCGCCGAGGAACGGAACAAACGCAAAAAGGCCGCCGAGGAGAAACTGGTGGAGTTGAAGCAAATCGAGGGGGCGACCGAGCAATTCTTGCGCAACGCGGCCAGCACGTTGCAGGAGACCGAGGCGCGGATGCGCAACAACATCGTCAAGGAGCTCAAGGAAGCCATTGCCGCCAAGGCCAAAGTGGCGGGTTACACCCTGGTGATTGATTTGTCGGCGGATACGCCGGTGGGCACGCAGGTTTTTCTGTATTCGGCGATTGAGGACATCACCGAGACGCTGACCGCCGAGTTGAACGCCAAAGCTCCGCCCGGCGCCCTGGAGGACCGCCCCCGCACCAATGCTCCGCCGGCCTCCGGGAAGTCCAAATAA
- the argB gene encoding acetylglutamate kinase has translation METLIAKAHTLLEALPYIQRYSGATFVVKYGGSFMDSPDPEVRQSVARDIVFLEAVEINPVVVHGGGKAITRAMDAAGLKAHFVQGMRVTDAATVEVVDRVLSREINPEIVRTIQTLGGLARGFAGTDIFTCRKLEMEGPDGRPVDLGYVGEVVAVNTEPLLECIARGITPVISPTARGEDGHVYNCNADVAAAMTAIALKARRLVFMSDVPGLLRDPKDPATVIPHLRISEVPALKQAGIIDKGMIPKVDSAVAAIKAGVEKVSFVDGRVPHAVLLEIFTDEGVGTEVVR, from the coding sequence ATGGAAACACTGATTGCCAAAGCGCACACCCTGCTGGAGGCCCTGCCGTACATCCAGCGGTACAGCGGCGCCACCTTTGTGGTGAAATATGGCGGCAGCTTCATGGACTCCCCCGATCCGGAGGTGCGGCAGAGTGTGGCGCGGGACATTGTGTTTCTGGAGGCGGTGGAGATCAATCCGGTGGTGGTGCATGGCGGGGGCAAGGCCATCACCCGCGCCATGGATGCCGCCGGGTTGAAGGCGCACTTTGTGCAGGGCATGCGGGTGACCGATGCCGCCACGGTGGAGGTGGTGGATCGCGTGCTGTCGCGCGAGATCAATCCGGAGATAGTGCGCACCATTCAGACCTTGGGCGGGCTGGCGCGGGGCTTTGCGGGCACGGACATTTTCACCTGCCGCAAGCTGGAGATGGAAGGGCCGGACGGGCGGCCGGTGGATTTGGGCTATGTGGGGGAGGTGGTGGCGGTCAACACCGAGCCGTTGCTGGAGTGCATTGCCAGGGGCATCACGCCGGTGATCAGCCCCACGGCGCGGGGCGAGGACGGCCACGTGTACAACTGCAATGCCGACGTGGCGGCGGCGATGACGGCCATTGCGCTGAAGGCCCGGCGGCTGGTGTTCATGAGCGATGTGCCGGGGTTGTTGCGCGATCCGAAAGACCCCGCCACGGTCATTCCGCATCTGCGCATCAGCGAGGTGCCGGCCCTCAAGCAGGCCGGCATTATTGACAAGGGCATGATTCCCAAGGTGGACAGCGCCGTGGCGGCCATCAAGGCTGGCGTGGAAAAGGTCTCCTTTGTGGACGGCCGCGTGCCGCATGCCGTTTTGTTGGAAATTTTTACTGACGAGGGTGTGGGCACCGAGGTGGTGCGGTAG
- the purH gene encoding bifunctional phosphoribosylaminoimidazolecarboxamide formyltransferase/IMP cyclohydrolase encodes MAKIQRALLSVSDKTGLIPLAQTLVAAGVELISTGGTARALREAGLPVKDISAHTGFPEMMDGRVKTLHPKIHGGLLCIRGNPEHEAAARQHDIAMIDLVVVNLYPFEQTVARPNVTLHEAIENIDIGGPSMLRSAAKNHESVTVVVDPADYGVVAEQIQARGETTLELRRRLAAKVFARTAAYDAAIAAHLTAQFEGAAALPPALVLSAPLVQPLRYGENPHQAAALYGGFKSFYQQLHGKELSYNNILDLTAAAHLMAEFEGQPPTLAILKHTNPCGVGQGATLREAWEKAYATDRQAPFGGIIAVNHPLDAACAEAIAEIFSEVIIAPAFAEEALAILQKKKNLRLIQVLKSPLTGSAWEVRSVGANAYLWQQRDLTIAARSQMKVVTRRAPTEAEWQAMLFGWRVVKHVKSNAIVYAAADRTLGIGAGQMSRVDASRIAVWKAGEAQLSLQGSVVCSDAFFPFPDGLVAAAEAGATAAIQPGGSLRDAEVIAAADARGMAMVFTGMRHFRH; translated from the coding sequence ATGGCGAAAATTCAACGCGCTTTACTCTCGGTGTCAGACAAGACGGGGCTGATCCCGCTGGCGCAAACCCTCGTGGCAGCCGGGGTCGAGCTGATTTCCACCGGCGGCACGGCCCGGGCCCTGCGGGAAGCCGGGCTGCCGGTCAAGGACATCAGCGCCCACACTGGGTTTCCGGAGATGATGGACGGGCGGGTCAAGACGCTGCATCCCAAGATACACGGGGGGTTGTTGTGCATCCGGGGCAATCCGGAGCACGAGGCGGCGGCGCGGCAGCATGACATTGCGATGATTGATCTGGTGGTGGTCAACTTGTACCCCTTTGAGCAGACGGTGGCGCGGCCGAATGTGACCCTGCACGAAGCCATAGAAAACATTGACATTGGCGGGCCGTCCATGCTGCGCAGCGCGGCCAAGAATCATGAGAGCGTGACGGTGGTGGTGGATCCCGCCGATTATGGCGTGGTGGCCGAGCAAATCCAGGCCCGGGGCGAGACCACGCTGGAATTGCGCCGCCGGCTGGCGGCCAAGGTGTTTGCCCGCACCGCCGCGTATGATGCGGCGATCGCCGCGCATCTGACGGCGCAGTTTGAGGGGGCGGCGGCCCTGCCGCCGGCGCTGGTCCTTTCTGCGCCGCTGGTGCAGCCGCTGCGCTACGGGGAGAATCCACATCAGGCGGCCGCGTTGTATGGGGGGTTCAAATCTTTCTATCAGCAGCTCCATGGCAAGGAGCTTTCGTACAATAACATCCTGGATTTGACGGCGGCGGCGCATTTGATGGCGGAATTTGAGGGGCAGCCGCCCACGCTGGCCATTTTGAAGCATACCAACCCCTGCGGGGTGGGGCAGGGGGCCACCTTGCGCGAGGCGTGGGAGAAGGCCTACGCCACCGACCGGCAGGCGCCCTTCGGCGGCATTATTGCGGTGAACCATCCGCTGGATGCCGCCTGTGCGGAGGCCATCGCGGAGATTTTCAGCGAGGTCATCATCGCCCCCGCCTTTGCGGAGGAGGCGCTGGCGATATTGCAGAAGAAAAAGAATTTGCGCTTGATTCAGGTGTTGAAATCGCCGTTGACCGGCAGCGCCTGGGAAGTGCGCAGCGTGGGGGCCAATGCCTATTTGTGGCAGCAGCGGGACCTTACCATCGCGGCGCGCTCCCAGATGAAGGTGGTGACCCGGCGCGCGCCCACCGAGGCGGAATGGCAGGCCATGCTTTTTGGGTGGCGGGTGGTCAAGCACGTGAAGTCCAACGCCATCGTGTATGCCGCGGCCGACCGCACACTGGGCATTGGCGCGGGGCAGATGAGCCGGGTGGACGCCAGCCGCATTGCGGTGTGGAAGGCGGGAGAAGCCCAGTTGTCCCTGCAGGGCAGCGTGGTGTGCAGCGATGCCTTCTTCCCCTTCCCGGATGGTTTGGTGGCCGCCGCCGAGGCCGGAGCCACTGCGGCCATACAACCGGGTGGTTCCCTGCGGGATGCGGAGGTCATCGCGGCGGCTGATGCCCGGGGCATGGCCATGGTGTTCACCGGGATGCGGCATTTCCGCCACTGA
- a CDS encoding polyphosphate polymerase domain-containing protein — protein MAVDRMQQQRFELKYLITEDKALMVRDFVRSAGMELDEYSAIRPNFSYPVHSLYLDNDALTTYWETINGNKNRFKLRLRYYSTDPDTPVFFEIKRRMNNCILKQRGGVRQQAVEALLSGHLPEPQHLVNYSAKALVALQRFCELAQRLQAKPKVHIAYLREAYVNDNDTVRVTMDRQVCGEPNLRYAITTEMERPRYSYRPYVILELKFTNRFPNWFKELVRVFNVMQRGAAKYVSSIQAIGDPRLLEAHTTIVQEEEVNYD, from the coding sequence ATGGCGGTGGACCGAATGCAACAACAGCGCTTCGAGTTGAAGTACCTCATCACCGAGGACAAAGCGCTGATGGTACGCGACTTTGTGCGGAGCGCCGGGATGGAGCTGGATGAATACAGTGCGATTCGCCCCAATTTTTCCTATCCGGTGCACAGTCTGTACCTGGACAATGACGCCCTGACCACCTACTGGGAAACGATCAACGGGAACAAAAACCGGTTCAAATTGCGGCTGCGTTACTACAGCACGGATCCCGACACGCCGGTGTTTTTTGAGATCAAACGCCGGATGAACAACTGCATTTTGAAACAGCGCGGCGGGGTGCGGCAGCAGGCGGTGGAGGCGCTGTTGAGCGGCCATCTGCCGGAGCCGCAGCATCTGGTCAATTACTCCGCCAAGGCGCTGGTGGCGTTGCAACGGTTTTGCGAGCTGGCCCAGCGGCTGCAGGCCAAGCCCAAGGTGCACATTGCCTATCTGCGGGAAGCCTACGTGAATGACAACGACACGGTGCGGGTGACGATGGACCGGCAGGTCTGCGGCGAACCGAACTTGCGCTATGCCATCACCACGGAAATGGAGCGGCCGCGGTACTCGTACCGGCCCTATGTGATTCTGGAGCTGAAGTTCACCAATCGTTTTCCCAACTGGTTCAAGGAGCTGGTGCGGGTGTTCAATGTCATGCAGCGCGGCGCGGCCAAATACGTCAGCTCCATCCAGGCCATCGGGGATCCGCGCCTGCTGGAGGCGCACACCACCATCGTGCAGGAGGAAGAGGTCAATTACGATTGA
- the purB gene encoding adenylosuccinate lyase, whose translation MIQRYTRPAMREIWTEQRKLEIWLQVELLALEALVKEGIVPEQDFRLIRERAGFDVERCKELEKTLNHDVIAFTTCVAERINHPASRWFHFGLTSSDILDTAFAVQMTQSADLLLEDVRQLRQVIARRAREHQFTPCIGRSHGIHAEPITFGLKMALMYDEFGRAEQRLAAARHTVAVGKLSGAVGTSAHLHPRVEAYVCKKLGLRPAPLATQVVQRDLHAEFLMALALVGASIERWATEFRHLQRTEVLEVEEYFAKGQKGSSAMPHKRNPITGERLTGLARVLRANALAALENVALWHERDISHSSVERIIFPDSCTLLDYMLATLTKLTDGLIVYPENMKRNLALSLGMWHSQTVLLALIRKGLTREAAYELVQRNAMLTWQAKNAGDPQADFLKQLQADPEVARHFAPGELEKICSLDFHFRQVKARFKKVGL comes from the coding sequence ATGATACAACGTTACACACGGCCCGCCATGCGGGAAATCTGGACGGAGCAACGCAAACTGGAAATCTGGCTTCAGGTGGAGCTGCTCGCCCTCGAAGCCCTCGTCAAGGAAGGCATCGTGCCGGAGCAGGATTTCCGCCTCATCCGCGAGCGCGCCGGCTTCGATGTGGAGCGCTGCAAGGAGCTGGAAAAAACGCTCAATCACGATGTCATTGCCTTTACCACCTGTGTGGCTGAGCGCATCAACCACCCCGCCAGCCGCTGGTTTCACTTTGGCCTGACCTCCAGCGACATTCTGGACACAGCCTTCGCTGTGCAGATGACCCAGTCGGCGGATTTGCTGCTGGAAGATGTGCGCCAGTTGCGCCAGGTCATCGCCCGCCGCGCCCGCGAGCATCAATTCACCCCCTGCATCGGCCGCAGCCATGGCATTCATGCCGAGCCGATCACCTTCGGCCTCAAAATGGCCCTCATGTATGACGAGTTTGGGCGCGCCGAGCAACGCCTGGCCGCGGCGCGCCACACGGTGGCCGTGGGCAAGCTCAGCGGGGCGGTGGGCACCAGCGCGCATTTGCATCCGCGCGTCGAAGCCTACGTCTGCAAAAAACTGGGACTGCGCCCCGCGCCGCTGGCCACGCAAGTGGTGCAGCGCGATTTGCACGCCGAGTTTCTCATGGCCCTGGCGCTGGTGGGAGCCAGCATCGAGCGTTGGGCCACGGAGTTCCGCCATCTCCAACGCACTGAAGTGCTCGAAGTCGAGGAGTATTTCGCCAAGGGCCAGAAAGGCTCCAGTGCCATGCCCCACAAGCGCAATCCCATCACCGGCGAACGCCTCACCGGCCTGGCCCGCGTCCTGCGCGCCAACGCCCTGGCCGCCCTGGAAAATGTGGCCTTGTGGCACGAGCGCGACATCAGCCACAGCAGCGTCGAGCGCATCATCTTCCCCGACAGTTGCACGCTGTTGGACTACATGCTCGCCACGCTGACCAAATTAACCGACGGCCTGATCGTCTATCCGGAAAACATGAAACGCAACCTGGCGCTCTCGCTGGGCATGTGGCACTCCCAAACCGTGCTCCTGGCCCTCATCCGCAAGGGCCTCACCCGCGAGGCCGCCTACGAGCTGGTCCAGCGCAACGCCATGCTGACCTGGCAGGCCAAAAACGCCGGGGATCCCCAGGCCGATTTCCTCAAGCAGCTCCAGGCCGATCCCGAAGTGGCCCGTCACTTCGCACCCGGCGAACTGGAAAAAATCTGCTCGCTGGATTTCCATTTCCGGCAGGTCAAGGCCCGGTTCAAAAAAGTCGGTTTGTAA